A genomic segment from Ruegeria sp. TM1040 encodes:
- a CDS encoding Lrp/AsnC family transcriptional regulator, translating into MLAKYAADRLDRAILRALREDGRMSLVQLSERVGLSATPVKRRLRQLEDSGLIEGYVARIDRKAAGFGITAFVSVELEKQDAEAVASFQRKVARFEEVVTGSLMTGAQDFLLEVVVESLEEFETFLQTKLMRVEGLRAVRSRFALRKFIDRARIP; encoded by the coding sequence ATGTTGGCGAAATACGCTGCAGACCGATTGGACCGCGCGATTCTACGCGCCCTCCGCGAGGATGGCCGCATGTCGTTGGTACAATTGTCGGAACGTGTTGGATTGTCTGCGACCCCGGTCAAACGACGCCTGCGCCAGCTCGAAGATAGCGGCTTGATCGAGGGTTATGTGGCGCGGATCGACCGTAAGGCCGCCGGATTTGGCATCACCGCATTTGTCTCGGTTGAGCTTGAAAAACAGGACGCCGAAGCTGTCGCGAGCTTTCAGCGAAAAGTGGCACGGTTTGAAGAGGTCGTGACCGGGAGCCTGATGACGGGTGCGCAAGATTTCCTGTTGGAGGTGGTCGTGGAGAGCCTGGAGGAATTCGAGACCTTCCTGCAAACCAAACTCATGCGCGTGGAGGGGCTGCGCGCGGTGCGGTCACGATTTGCGCTGCGCAAGTTTATTGATCGTGCCCGCATCCCTTGA
- a CDS encoding aldehyde dehydrogenase family protein — MGKTLNCISPIDGSVYASRETLDLDAARSEVAAVRSAQKAWAARPLQERIDLVMAGVAAIGEMNDEIVPELAHMMGRPVRFGGEFGGFNERASHMAQIAAESLADIEVGEDATFKRYIKRIPHGVVFVVAPWNYPYMTAINTVAPALIAGNTVVLKHATQTLLVGERMAKAFHAAGVPEDVFKNVFLDHDTTSALIAEKAFDFVNFTGSVGGGQAMERAAAGTFTGVGTELGGKDPGYVMEDADVDAAVDTLIDGAMFNSGQCCCGIERIYVHESLYDAFVEKALAVVNGYKLGNPLDAETTIGPMANVRFAQEVRDQIAEAIEQGAVAHIATMDADDGGAYLTPQILTNVTHEMRVMRDESFGPVVGIMKVSSDEEAIKLMNDSDFGLTASIWTKDLERAQAVGDQIETGTVFMNRADYLDPGLCWTGCKNTGRGGGLSVIGYHNLTRPKSYHLKKVTA, encoded by the coding sequence ATGGGCAAGACACTGAATTGTATTTCGCCGATCGACGGATCGGTCTACGCCAGCCGCGAGACGCTGGATCTGGACGCCGCCCGTAGCGAGGTGGCCGCCGTGCGGTCTGCGCAAAAGGCTTGGGCCGCGCGTCCGCTACAGGAACGTATCGATCTCGTGATGGCGGGCGTCGCCGCCATTGGCGAGATGAACGATGAAATCGTGCCTGAGCTTGCCCATATGATGGGGCGTCCGGTACGGTTTGGCGGCGAATTTGGTGGGTTCAACGAGCGCGCGTCGCATATGGCGCAGATCGCTGCCGAGTCGCTTGCGGACATCGAGGTTGGCGAGGACGCCACTTTCAAGCGTTACATCAAACGCATTCCGCATGGTGTGGTCTTTGTGGTGGCGCCCTGGAACTACCCCTACATGACCGCGATCAACACCGTCGCGCCAGCGCTTATCGCGGGCAACACCGTGGTGCTGAAGCACGCCACCCAGACGCTCTTGGTCGGTGAGCGGATGGCTAAGGCGTTCCATGCGGCGGGCGTGCCTGAGGATGTGTTCAAGAACGTGTTCCTCGATCACGATACCACCTCTGCTTTGATCGCGGAGAAGGCGTTTGATTTTGTGAACTTTACCGGTTCTGTCGGCGGCGGCCAGGCAATGGAACGTGCCGCAGCGGGCACCTTCACGGGCGTTGGGACCGAGCTCGGTGGCAAGGATCCGGGCTACGTGATGGAAGACGCGGACGTGGACGCCGCAGTTGATACGCTGATCGACGGCGCGATGTTCAACTCTGGCCAGTGCTGCTGCGGAATCGAGCGCATCTACGTCCACGAGAGCCTCTATGACGCTTTCGTTGAAAAAGCGCTGGCGGTGGTCAATGGCTACAAGCTCGGCAACCCGCTGGATGCGGAAACCACCATCGGCCCGATGGCCAACGTGCGTTTTGCCCAAGAGGTGCGCGACCAGATCGCCGAGGCGATCGAACAGGGTGCCGTGGCGCACATCGCCACAATGGATGCGGATGATGGGGGTGCCTATCTGACTCCGCAGATCCTGACCAATGTCACCCATGAGATGCGCGTGATGCGCGATGAAAGCTTTGGACCGGTCGTGGGCATCATGAAGGTCTCCTCCGATGAGGAAGCGATCAAACTCATGAATGACAGCGACTTCGGCCTCACCGCTTCCATCTGGACCAAGGATCTGGAGCGCGCACAGGCTGTGGGCGACCAAATCGAGACCGGCACCGTGTTCATGAACCGCGCAGATTACCTCGATCCGGGGCTCTGCTGGACCGGCTGCAAGAACACCGGTCGCGGCGGTGGTCTTTCGGTGATCGGCTATCACAACCTGACCCGGCCGAAGTCCTACCACCTGAAAAAAGTCACCGCCTAA
- a CDS encoding alpha-ketoacid dehydrogenase subunit beta — MAQMTMIEALRDAHDVAMEKDDRVVVYGEDVGYFGGVFRVTAGLQAKYGKSRCFDTPINEAGIVGTAIGMAAYGLRPVIEIQFADYVYPAIDQIVSEAARLRHRSAGDFTCPIVIRMPTGGGIFGGQTHSQSPEAFFTHSSGLKTVVPSNPSDAKGLLLAAIEDPDPVIFLEPKRLYNGPFDGYHDRPVTSWKKHPLGDVADGYNPIPLGKAAIRRKGNDVTVLAYGTMVYVAEAAAEESGVDAEVIDLRTLLPLDLETIVASVEKTGRCVIVHEATKTSGFGAELMSIVQENCFYSLEAPIIRVTGWDTPYPHAQEWNYFPGPERVGEALKKCMED; from the coding sequence ATGGCCCAGATGACCATGATTGAGGCCCTGCGCGACGCGCATGATGTGGCCATGGAGAAAGACGACCGTGTTGTCGTCTACGGTGAGGATGTCGGGTATTTTGGCGGTGTGTTTCGTGTCACTGCAGGCCTGCAGGCGAAATACGGCAAGTCACGCTGCTTTGATACGCCTATCAACGAGGCGGGTATTGTTGGCACCGCGATCGGGATGGCCGCCTATGGTCTGCGCCCTGTGATCGAAATCCAGTTCGCCGATTACGTCTATCCGGCCATTGACCAGATCGTCTCAGAGGCCGCCCGCCTGCGGCATCGCTCGGCGGGGGATTTCACCTGCCCGATCGTGATCCGCATGCCCACCGGTGGGGGCATCTTTGGCGGGCAGACCCACAGCCAGTCGCCCGAGGCATTCTTTACCCATTCCTCTGGTCTGAAAACGGTAGTGCCTTCCAATCCAAGCGATGCCAAGGGGCTGCTCCTCGCTGCGATCGAAGACCCGGATCCGGTGATCTTTCTGGAGCCAAAGCGGCTCTATAATGGGCCTTTTGACGGATATCACGACCGTCCCGTTACCAGTTGGAAGAAGCACCCACTGGGTGATGTCGCAGACGGCTACAACCCGATCCCGCTTGGCAAGGCCGCCATCCGTCGCAAAGGCAACGACGTCACGGTGCTGGCCTATGGCACCATGGTCTATGTCGCCGAAGCCGCCGCCGAAGAAAGCGGCGTCGACGCCGAGGTGATCGACCTGCGCACTCTGCTGCCCCTGGACCTCGAGACCATCGTGGCCTCTGTGGAAAAGACCGGGCGCTGCGTCATCGTGCATGAGGCGACCAAGACCTCTGGCTTTGGCGCGGAACTGATGTCGATTGTGCAGGAAAACTGTTTCTACAGCCTCGAAGCGCCCATCATTCGCGTTACTGGCTGGGATACGCCCTACCCGCATGCGCAGGAATGGAATTACTTCCCCGGCCCAGAACGGGTGGGCGAAGCGCTGAAGAAATGCATGGAGGACTGA
- a CDS encoding 3-methyl-2-oxobutanoate dehydrogenase (2-methylpropanoyl-transferring) subunit alpha, whose amino-acid sequence MSDNETYAPLALNVPEPGCRPGDTPDFSYFEVPRAGAVARPSVDVDPDDMREMAFSIVRVLNKEGEAVGDWAGTLSPEELREGLRDMMLLRAFDARMLNAQRQGKTSFYMQHLGEEAVSCAFSRALKDGDMNFPTYRQAGLLIARDYPLVTMMNQIYSNADDPLHGRQLPIMYSSKEHGFFSISGNLGTQFVQAVGWAMASAISGDTKIAAGWIGDGSTAESDFHAAMVFASTYNAPVVLNIVNNQWAISTFQGIARGGVGTFAARGHGFGIASIRVDGNDYLAVNAVAKWAAERARLGLGPTLIEHVTYRAGGHSTSDDPSAYRSADEGAAWPLGDPIDRLKRHLIRIGEWSEERHSQAEAELMDQVITAQKEAEKVGTLGGGKGPSPRDMFEGVFEKMPPHLIRQRQEAGY is encoded by the coding sequence ATGAGCGACAACGAAACCTATGCACCGCTCGCACTGAATGTCCCGGAGCCGGGCTGCCGTCCGGGCGATACGCCTGATTTTTCGTATTTCGAGGTGCCCCGCGCCGGAGCCGTGGCGCGGCCTTCGGTCGATGTGGACCCTGACGACATGCGTGAGATGGCGTTTTCCATCGTGCGTGTCCTCAACAAAGAGGGCGAAGCGGTGGGCGACTGGGCCGGAACGCTCTCTCCGGAAGAGTTGCGCGAAGGATTGCGGGACATGATGCTTCTGCGCGCCTTTGATGCGCGGATGCTGAACGCGCAGCGCCAGGGCAAGACCAGTTTCTACATGCAGCATCTTGGCGAGGAGGCCGTCAGCTGTGCCTTCTCTCGCGCGCTCAAGGATGGGGATATGAATTTTCCCACCTATCGGCAGGCGGGCCTGTTGATTGCGCGGGACTATCCGCTGGTCACCATGATGAACCAGATCTATTCCAACGCCGACGACCCGTTGCACGGGCGGCAGTTGCCGATCATGTACTCCTCAAAAGAACACGGCTTCTTTTCGATTTCGGGCAACCTCGGCACCCAGTTCGTGCAGGCTGTCGGCTGGGCGATGGCCTCAGCGATTTCCGGTGATACCAAGATCGCCGCAGGCTGGATTGGCGATGGTTCCACCGCCGAGAGCGACTTTCACGCCGCGATGGTGTTTGCCTCGACTTATAATGCGCCGGTGGTGCTCAATATCGTCAACAACCAGTGGGCGATCTCGACCTTTCAGGGCATCGCACGCGGTGGGGTGGGCACCTTTGCTGCGCGCGGGCATGGCTTTGGCATCGCGTCGATCCGGGTAGATGGAAACGACTATCTCGCGGTCAACGCGGTGGCCAAATGGGCGGCCGAACGCGCACGTCTGGGCCTTGGCCCCACCTTGATCGAGCATGTGACCTATCGCGCGGGTGGCCATTCCACCAGCGATGACCCTTCGGCCTATCGCTCCGCAGATGAGGGCGCGGCATGGCCGCTTGGTGATCCCATCGACCGTCTCAAACGCCACCTTATCCGGATCGGCGAGTGGAGTGAGGAGCGCCACAGTCAGGCTGAGGCGGAGTTGATGGATCAGGTCATCACCGCCCAGAAAGAGGCCGAAAAGGTCGGCACGCTCGGTGGTGGCAAGGGCCCCTCGCCGCGCGACATGTTCGAGGGCGTGTTCGAGAAAATGCCGCCTCATCTGATTAGGCAACGACAGGAAGCGGGATACTGA
- a CDS encoding glutamine synthetase family protein — translation MTFEDLKEQIAAGQVDTVLVCIVDMQGRLMGKRFHAEAFLEMADGETHCCNYLLATDLAMATPDGYASTSWERGYGDYIMKPDLTTLRPVPWLEGTAMVLCDVIDHHTHAPVAHSPREMLKAQIARCEALGLSPVMATELEFFLFKGTHDEIAAGGFNKLEPISTYNEDYSIMQTSKEEPVMRPIRNHLRAMGLPIEGSKGEAEAGQEELNIKYDAALATADHHTIAKHGIKEIAHQQGFAATFLPKWHHERVGSAAHVHQSLWKDGGNAFFDESAPLGKSKLMDHYMAGLLKYAADYTYFMAPYINSYKRFAKGTFAPTQVVWSVDNRTAAFRLCGDGTKGVRVECRVPGSDMNPYLAQAAMLAAGLKGIEEKLELQDPFNGDAYAGDTQQHIPRSLLEARKALLGSEMLREAFGEDVITHYARAAEWEIEEFNRVVTDYEVARGFEKA, via the coding sequence ATGACTTTCGAGGATCTCAAGGAACAGATCGCAGCCGGACAAGTGGATACGGTTTTGGTTTGCATTGTGGACATGCAAGGCCGCCTGATGGGCAAACGCTTCCACGCCGAGGCCTTCCTCGAAATGGCAGACGGCGAGACCCACTGCTGCAACTACTTGCTGGCCACCGATCTCGCGATGGCGACACCGGATGGCTATGCCTCAACCAGCTGGGAACGCGGCTACGGCGACTACATCATGAAGCCGGACCTGACGACGCTGCGCCCGGTTCCGTGGCTTGAGGGAACTGCGATGGTGCTTTGTGATGTCATCGACCATCACACCCACGCACCAGTCGCGCATTCGCCGCGTGAGATGCTCAAGGCGCAGATCGCGCGCTGCGAGGCGTTGGGGCTGTCGCCCGTGATGGCAACCGAGCTTGAGTTCTTCCTGTTCAAAGGCACCCATGACGAGATCGCCGCTGGCGGCTTTAACAAGCTCGAGCCGATCTCAACCTACAACGAAGACTACAGCATCATGCAGACCTCCAAAGAGGAGCCTGTGATGCGCCCGATCCGCAATCACCTGCGCGCCATGGGGCTCCCGATCGAGGGCTCCAAAGGCGAGGCAGAGGCCGGCCAAGAAGAGCTGAACATCAAGTATGACGCGGCGCTGGCAACGGCCGATCATCACACGATCGCAAAACATGGCATCAAGGAGATCGCGCATCAGCAGGGTTTTGCGGCGACGTTCCTTCCCAAATGGCACCACGAACGGGTCGGGTCTGCTGCGCATGTGCATCAGTCGCTTTGGAAGGATGGCGGCAACGCCTTCTTTGACGAGAGCGCGCCGCTCGGAAAATCAAAGCTGATGGACCACTATATGGCGGGTTTGTTGAAATACGCCGCCGACTACACCTATTTCATGGCGCCCTATATCAACAGCTACAAGCGGTTTGCCAAAGGCACTTTTGCACCTACGCAGGTGGTTTGGTCTGTTGATAACCGCACGGCGGCCTTCCGCCTCTGTGGCGATGGAACCAAGGGTGTTCGGGTTGAATGCCGGGTTCCGGGTTCCGACATGAACCCTTATCTGGCGCAGGCTGCGATGTTGGCGGCTGGGCTCAAGGGCATCGAGGAAAAACTGGAACTGCAGGACCCGTTCAATGGCGATGCCTATGCTGGCGACACACAACAGCATATCCCGCGCAGCCTGCTGGAAGCGCGTAAGGCGCTGTTGGGCTCCGAGATGCTGCGCGAGGCCTTTGGTGAAGACGTGATCACGCACTATGCCCGCGCGGCAGAGTGGGAGATTGAAGAATTCAATCGCGTTGTGACCGACTATGAGGTCGCGCGCGGGTTTGAGAAAGCCTGA
- a CDS encoding Glu/Leu/Phe/Val family dehydrogenase, whose protein sequence is MTLNLTEETAPEGYERLVFAQDPESGLQAFICVHSTVLGPAAGGCRMWNYATVDEARMDVLRLAEGMTSKNAMADLALGGGKSVIVGNPQSDKSPALLRAFGRAVQSLDGSYYTAEDVGISPDDMKIVAEETPYAVGLEDGAHGTGDPSPFTAQGVFQCLLVGAEVVFGTSDLSGRRVLVQGLGHVGMSLAEKLYGAGAELIVADINEAALQHAKTAFGATICDPAEIFETEMDIFAPCALGGVLTEATAQKLSAKLVCGAANNQLETPEVADALRARGIRYLPDYVVNAGGIISVAGEIHKAGTSYRTERLDGVAARIRTLVDLSDKTGRTTTAVADDMVADILAKASNTARGAA, encoded by the coding sequence ATGACACTGAACCTGACCGAGGAAACGGCACCCGAAGGCTATGAACGCCTCGTCTTTGCACAAGACCCCGAAAGCGGGCTGCAGGCCTTTATATGTGTGCACTCCACAGTTCTTGGCCCTGCGGCGGGGGGGTGTCGGATGTGGAATTACGCCACCGTGGATGAGGCGCGCATGGATGTGCTGCGTCTGGCGGAGGGGATGACCTCAAAGAACGCCATGGCAGATCTGGCGCTTGGTGGCGGCAAATCCGTGATCGTCGGCAATCCGCAAAGCGACAAGTCCCCCGCATTGCTCCGTGCATTTGGGCGCGCCGTCCAGAGCCTCGATGGCAGCTATTACACCGCCGAAGATGTGGGAATTTCGCCGGACGACATGAAGATCGTCGCCGAGGAAACCCCATATGCCGTTGGGCTTGAAGATGGGGCGCATGGGACCGGAGATCCCTCTCCCTTTACCGCGCAGGGGGTGTTCCAGTGTCTTCTGGTCGGGGCAGAAGTGGTCTTTGGCACCAGCGATCTCTCCGGGCGTCGGGTGCTGGTTCAAGGTCTGGGCCACGTTGGAATGTCTCTGGCCGAAAAGCTCTACGGTGCCGGGGCGGAGCTGATTGTGGCCGACATCAATGAGGCTGCGCTTCAGCATGCAAAAACTGCATTTGGTGCAACGATTTGCGACCCTGCAGAGATTTTTGAGACCGAGATGGACATCTTTGCACCCTGCGCACTTGGGGGCGTGCTGACAGAGGCAACAGCGCAAAAACTGTCTGCAAAACTCGTTTGTGGTGCTGCGAACAACCAGCTTGAGACGCCCGAGGTCGCAGATGCGCTGCGCGCAAGGGGTATTCGCTACCTGCCAGACTATGTGGTCAATGCTGGCGGCATCATCAGTGTCGCAGGCGAGATCCATAAAGCGGGCACAAGCTACCGCACCGAGCGGCTGGATGGCGTTGCCGCACGCATCCGCACCTTGGTTGACCTCAGCGACAAGACCGGGCGCACCACCACCGCCGTGGCAGACGACATGGTTGCAGATATTCTCGCCAAGGCCTCGAACACCGCGCGAGGTGCAGCATGA
- a CDS encoding TRAP transporter substrate-binding protein: MTTRRNFLKTTALGAAAAPLAAPALASGKITWRMQTYAGPALAAHVIDPAIEMFNKIAGDRMQIELFYADQLVPTGELFRAMQKGTIDAVQSDDDSMASPTEVTVFGGYFPFASRYSLDVPVLFNQYGLNEIWDAEYSKVGVKHISAGAWDPCHFATKDPINSLEDLKGKRVFTFPTAGRFLSQFGVVPVTLPWEDIEVAMQTGELDGVAWSGITEDYTVGWADVTNYFLTNNISGAWAGSFFANMDRWNELPEDLQALFRVCTDQSHYYRQWWYWGGEASLRVNGDKMKLTSIPDAEWQQVEDAAVKFWDEIAAESETKAKVVEIFKKYNADMAKAGRPYRYG; the protein is encoded by the coding sequence ATGACAACACGTCGTAATTTTCTAAAGACCACCGCCTTGGGCGCTGCCGCTGCACCGCTTGCAGCGCCTGCGCTGGCGTCTGGTAAGATCACATGGCGGATGCAGACCTACGCCGGTCCCGCGCTTGCAGCGCATGTGATCGACCCGGCGATTGAAATGTTCAACAAGATCGCAGGCGACCGCATGCAGATCGAGCTTTTCTACGCCGACCAGCTGGTCCCCACGGGTGAGCTGTTCCGTGCCATGCAGAAAGGCACCATCGACGCGGTACAGTCTGATGACGATTCCATGGCGTCTCCGACAGAAGTGACCGTTTTTGGCGGCTATTTCCCCTTTGCGTCGCGCTACTCGCTCGACGTGCCGGTGCTGTTCAACCAGTACGGCCTCAACGAGATCTGGGATGCGGAATACTCCAAGGTGGGCGTCAAGCACATCTCCGCAGGCGCTTGGGATCCTTGCCACTTTGCCACCAAAGATCCGATCAACTCGCTTGAGGATCTCAAGGGCAAGCGCGTCTTCACCTTCCCGACTGCGGGCCGCTTCCTGAGCCAGTTCGGCGTCGTGCCTGTCACCCTGCCGTGGGAAGACATCGAAGTTGCAATGCAGACCGGCGAGTTGGATGGCGTTGCTTGGTCGGGCATTACCGAAGATTACACCGTGGGTTGGGCCGATGTGACCAACTACTTCCTGACCAACAACATTTCCGGTGCATGGGCAGGCAGCTTCTTTGCCAACATGGACCGTTGGAACGAGCTGCCCGAAGATCTGCAGGCGCTGTTCCGTGTCTGCACCGACCAGTCGCATTACTATCGCCAGTGGTGGTACTGGGGTGGCGAAGCCTCCTTGCGCGTCAATGGCGACAAGATGAAGCTGACCTCGATCCCCGATGCAGAATGGCAGCAGGTCGAAGATGCCGCGGTAAAGTTCTGGGACGAGATCGCAGCCGAATCCGAAACCAAGGCGAAGGTTGTCGAGATCTTCAAGAAGTACAACGCCGATATGGCGAAAGCCGGTCGTCCGTATCGTTACGGCTGA
- a CDS encoding iron-containing alcohol dehydrogenase, which yields MSLIGNWSYPTAIKFGAGRIKELADACAQAGIKKPLLVTDKGLADLPVTQSTLDIMEAAGLGRGMFSEVDPNPNEKNLDAGVAAYKAGGHDGVIAFGGGSGLDLGKMVAFMAGQTRPVWDFEDIGDWWTRADADAIAPIIAVPTTAGTGSEVGRASVITDSATHQKKIIFHPKVLPTVVICDPELTVGMPKFITAGTGLDAFAHCVEAFSSPHYHPMSQGMALEGMRLVKDYLPRAYADGTDIEARAHMMSAAAMGATAFQKGLGAIHAMSHPIGAHFNTHHGTTNAVCMPAVLEFNASEISERFDMAAAYLGIEGGFEGFKAFVQEFNDSLGIPRGLSALGVTEESIPELVKGAIIDPSCGGNPVKLTEENLTQLFKAAL from the coding sequence ATGTCTCTCATTGGAAACTGGTCTTATCCGACCGCAATCAAATTCGGCGCAGGCCGGATCAAGGAACTGGCCGATGCTTGCGCGCAAGCCGGGATCAAAAAGCCGCTCTTGGTCACCGACAAGGGGCTTGCAGATCTGCCCGTCACTCAATCGACGCTCGATATCATGGAGGCCGCAGGCCTTGGGCGCGGGATGTTTTCTGAGGTCGACCCCAACCCGAACGAGAAAAACCTCGACGCGGGTGTTGCGGCCTACAAGGCAGGCGGCCATGACGGTGTGATCGCCTTTGGCGGCGGCTCCGGCCTCGATCTGGGCAAAATGGTTGCGTTCATGGCGGGCCAGACCCGCCCGGTTTGGGATTTTGAGGACATCGGCGACTGGTGGACCCGCGCGGACGCGGATGCGATCGCCCCGATCATTGCCGTGCCGACCACCGCGGGCACCGGATCTGAGGTCGGGCGTGCCTCTGTCATCACCGATAGCGCCACCCACCAGAAAAAGATCATCTTCCACCCCAAGGTTCTGCCCACCGTGGTGATTTGCGATCCGGAGCTTACCGTCGGGATGCCCAAATTCATCACTGCCGGCACCGGGCTTGATGCCTTTGCCCATTGCGTCGAGGCGTTTTCCTCGCCGCACTACCACCCGATGTCACAGGGTATGGCGCTCGAGGGTATGCGCCTGGTCAAGGACTACCTTCCGCGCGCTTATGCGGACGGCACCGACATTGAGGCGCGCGCGCACATGATGTCTGCGGCTGCCATGGGCGCCACCGCGTTCCAAAAAGGTCTTGGCGCGATTCACGCCATGAGCCACCCGATTGGCGCGCATTTCAACACGCACCACGGCACCACCAACGCGGTCTGCATGCCTGCAGTGCTGGAATTCAACGCGTCCGAGATTTCCGAACGCTTTGACATGGCAGCGGCCTACCTCGGGATCGAGGGCGGCTTTGAGGGCTTCAAGGCCTTCGTGCAAGAGTTCAACGACAGCCTCGGCATCCCGCGCGGCCTGTCTGCGTTGGGCGTGACCGAAGAGTCGATCCCGGAGCTGGTCAAAGGCGCGATCATTGATCCCAGCTGCGGCGGCAATCCCGTCAAGCTGACTGAGGAAAACCTCACCCAGCTGTTCAAAGCCGCGCTTTGA